Genomic DNA from Oryza sativa Japonica Group chromosome 5, ASM3414082v1:
caactagaggctccaaatcatctatagttaatttaatagccaatttatataatagttatctataaacatatactacattattaatatatggtcccacctgtcatacacacattatgtttGTTTTAGAGTCCATCCGATAGCTGCAAACTAAGAGGTTAGGTATATTAATTAGGCACACGTGTAATGCTCGCATTATGGCAAGTTGGATCCACATTGTCAAATATATGTGGAGGATAAGAGTTGCAATTTACTGGTAAAATTATTTGCTATTgttatagttttatgaaatttctaGCTAAATTAGAGCAAATTGATAGTTTTGACAATAAGAACTGTTGCACttctatgaaatttactctaagggggtgtttagatccaaagatgtaaagttttggcgtgtcacatcagatattataCAGGGTGTCGGATGGGgtattcgggcactaataaaagaactaattacagaatccgttagtaaacagcgagacgaatttattaagcctaattaatccgtcgttagaaaatgtttattgtagcaccacattgtcaaatcatggagcaattaggcttaaaagattcgtctcgtaaattagtctcaatctgtgtaattggttattttttagcctatatttagtACTTTATGTAAGTATTCAAACGTTCAacgtgacagggtgtaaaatttttgtgagGCAAACATGacctaaattttatataggtatTCTAGTTTAATAAGAGAGTCAAACCTATTCAATGGAGGCATGGAGCACATGCACATGAGGCATTGCATATGCATAATTTATTCAGGCAACAATCTGCAATGCAGGCCCTAGGATGCAGCATGCAAGTTGCTAAAAATACTAGAcataggaatatatatactaGGATGAAGCTAAAAACAGTGTGGCCGGTCCAGTCAGTCAGATACTCCAAGATCCAAATCTGAATCCAATGAACTCTGGGATTTGGGTAGCTTGTTCACACCACAGGTAGAAAAATTGCCAGTGTGACAACTGACTAAACATAATCTAATTAAACTTTAAATGTTTGTAGTAAATTAAGATACCAACTTCTAAAATATTCTTGTATGAATATAAAAGTATAAACAGCATAAAATATTATTTCATGAATATAAAGTGCATTGTTTGTGTACTTTAATACTAGaagcatgtgtgtgtgtgtttgacAAGGCAAtggccattttttttttaatgtactAATACTGGCTCATTTATTCTCTTACATTTATCTGAACAAGGTAACTATGAACAAACTACATGTCATATTATCATTGTTGGCTTTGTTAGCCTTTAGTTACAACACATTTAAACTGAAAAACTCGAAAAAATTGTGCTACTAATTGTTAGCAACAGATCAACTTGCTTTGACATGTAGTTTAATTCTTAATAAACAGAATCTGATTTGATCAGATCAGATACGGCTTCAACTGAAATGACCTGAACCTGGACACTGCACTTCAGAAAACCGGAGATCATCTCACTGCTCATACCGCATTCCTAGCATTCGTTGCATGTAATCCAATTATCCAAGTACTGGACCAAATAAAATGCCAAAGTCTGGAACAAAAATTAATGAGGATGTCACTTTGTTTCaagaacattaaaaaaaagaaagaaaaacaggaGGAATAGGAGGCCACATGCATGCAGCATGCTGCTGCAGCTATGGAGATGAGAATCCAATGACTGCTACAGCAGAAACACTCATTACAATAGGCCAGCTTCCAGCCTGTTGCATGCAGAATTGTAGGGAAGAAATTAACCTCTTATCTAATCTACATACAGAGATGTTATGCACAATGTTAGCCTGCCACTAATTCAATGGCTATTGATCAAGGAAGATGCTCAAAGAGGATGCAGCATCTTATCCAAATGAGACTGCACATCCCAGCTGAAAGAGCTAATGAATGCAGTGGAATAGATAGAGATGGTAGCTGTGGAGACACAAACTAGCTAGATCCTGTTCTTTTTGTCTGCTACACAATAAATTAGAGTTGTTTCTTTCTGTTAATGAACTAAAACTACTGCCTTAAAAGAACAAAAGGGTGAATCACTGTAAGTTCCCCTGGTGTTTGGGTGGAACTCAATCCCTCTCATGCATTCAGTTAGTTTGTTAGGTTTTATTAGATAAGGTTGTTAGAAGCCGGCTCTATATAAAGAGAGGCATGACAATCAATTGGAAGGAATCAAGAAAGAGGTTACCTATCTCTTGTCTTCCTCTTCTCTATTCGTCCTCACTAGGCTCCGGGCCGCGAGGCCTGCAGGACACACAACATAACCTGCAATTTTTACCTAAGGATTCGAAACAATCAATGcacaaaaaaatgaagaaacaaCTATTATTTGAggtgaaaaagaaataaagataTAGTAGTGACTTGCTGTTagtttttgacttttttctatgCTAACTATCTAAAATGAATGCTAAATTTACTGAATCTAAAATATGGCATTTAAGtagaaggttttttttttggacttgATGAAAATACCAGGAAGGACTAAAGCATTATAATTGAAACGTACTCGCCTACATCCAAATATATGTAGCCCTATGCTGACAGCGATTGATTTTAAATTTGTCTAGAAAATGGAGTAACAAgctaggccgtgtttagttgtttggcCAAAAATTTTTTGACgtatacggacatacatttgaagtattaaacgtagactaataacaaaataaatcacagattccgcctgtaaattgcgagacgaatttattaagcctaattaatccgtcattagcaaatgtttactgtagcaccacattatcaaatcatggcgtaattatgctcaaaagattcgtctcgcaatttacatgcaaactagtattttttcatccatatttaatgctccatgcatgtgtccaaatatttgatgtaatggaatttttgtaagtttgaagggaactagaCACGGCCATAGTACTAAGCATTTAATGAACAAGGGACTAAACCAGCATTTAATGCAGCAGGCCCATTCAAGATCAAGAACTGTAAGAGAAAAAGGGTcattctatttttatttaaaagagAGAGTCACAAGTGAAGTTAACCATATGTAAAGACATGGTGAGTTGTAACATGATACTCCGTACTCCATAGCCAGGGAAGACAACAAAATTGCACAATCCTGAAATTATAGCTAGCATATCTACTACTTTTCTCTGTAATGCCTGCGCCATTTTCACTATGCATGTTTTGTGCCACAGTTTTCAATGGTCCTTTCTATGGGTCCTGCGGCTGCATTGCTGCAAGAACCTCAGGTCCACTCTTGCAAAACCACCCATATGGTGATGATAATATGAGATCTGAAGAAATAAAAGCAGGtgccagagaaaaaaaaataaaatcagcgAAAAAGTAAAGAAGCCAAATCCAAGAACCCCCTTCAGTTCCCTGTTCTCCACTGCAGCATTTGATGGCTGGACAGATACATGATACATCTGCACTTCACTAATAACTGCAAGGGCTGGTTGATTGATTGCcggatcagaattcagaatgcCACGGTGAAAATGTTCAGAGGTTTCACTGCATGCACAGTGCAGACAGACAGGTAATGCACTGGGAGTGTGTTTGTGACTGTGACTGTGTGTGGGGAGGTGAATTCCTGGAGCTCCCAGCTGGAGGAGTCACTCAACACACACTCACTGCATCTCTCTGCAATGCAGAGACGGTCACAGAAGCAGCCATTCTACCacagctagctgctgctgctgctgcctcctgCAAAGCAAGCTGGGACATTGCAGGCACAGGCAGTGGCAGCATTCATGTCAATTCACAGTCAGCACCGGCGGCCGTCGGTCGCCGGGCATGTGCGCGTGGCAGCCGATGGGGTCGCCGCCGTCCGGCCGGCCGTCCCGGGTAAACATGGCGGCCGCAGGATCCAGGCGGCAATTCAGCCCTGCAGAGCTGAGCTGGAAGGCAGTTTTTTCCGCTCTCACATGAACATGGCTGTACAAGGATGCAGCCGGCGTACGTACATCGTACACaggtttttttctttcaaatccagcagcagcagcaaggacaGCAGAGCCCTACCTGCAAATTGCAAAGCAAAACGTCATGGGTTTTTGTTCTTTACCTTGTGTCGTGAATTTCCAAGGAATTTGGTTTTCTGAATGTTGTGGGATACTGCAAATTATTGGGAAATTCCAGCGTGTTCACCAAGGAGGACTGATCCTGCATCATTGGGTACACAAGCATCAGATTTCTCCATCACTGTTTTTTCATGCATTTACAGAGCAGTACTCCTATCATTTACTGAGTAGTAAGTATATTTGAAGCAAGCATCTGGAGGGACTTCTGAATCCTAGCATTTCAAACAAACTGCAACCGGCCAATCTTTGTAACATCTGCAGAAACAATCAAACCAATCAATAAAGTTAAACACACAATCATCTCTGCAGTAACAAAACCTCCAAAAAGGAGCATAGCGCTGGATTCATGTAGGACTGGAGTCTGAAGGATTCGCAAAAAAATAATGGCAGCTCAAGCCTCCAAAAGGAGAAATATATGCACATAAGATGATAATTCATACATGGAAAACAAAATCCATATGGCTGCATCGTGCTAGCAAATACCAAACAGTTCATATCAGTTGCTATTATTATAAACAAGAATGAAGTCGAACTAATTGCTTCATTGATCACTAATCATCCTCTTTCAAGTGCATATACAAATgaagttgagaaggaaaaatgTTGAAAATGTCCATGAAGAGAACAAGGCGCCAGAATTTTATCCACCACCGTCATTTTTTCTGGTGTATGGATGAGTACATAGATTGTCCCTCTGCAAGAGATAAAACTCAGATAAAGTTGAAATACACAATGGTTTCCTTCGCCATGATCAACAAAAGCAGCTTGAAGTATATCAAAGCCCACTTCCTGGTGATATCATGGTGCACATAGTCCAGAAATATCTCCTTGTGAAACATGTATATTTGATGGAATACTGCGCCAACCAAAATAGAGGTAGCAAGCCCATTTTTTGAGGAAACAAGCAGAGAAGGGATCATGTAAAATGTGACTAGCGTTGCAATCTCTGATCGCTTTACTTTAGAACTTTCAATTGTCAAGGGACTGCTTCTAGGTTTAGTGATAGCTGCTTCTAGTGGGCTGAATGCCACAACTTTAGGAGAGGTTCCTTCCATTACTTTCAGTGCATCAGAGTGTTCCATTCCAGCAACTGGCTTACATGTCTCCTGTATCAGTTAGATTAGAAAACATCAACCCGATGAACATTCAACATGTAGCAGGGCACCTGACAAATCAAGCACTAATCTAGCTGGAGACAAACCTGTGCCTTTTGCATGTGAGATCCattagatgcaatagttgaaaaccAACAAGGTAAAAACTGAGCACCATGGAGATGTGATGTTGGCTCATACCCCAGAGTCTGCACGCATAAATATCATGTCAGAAATGCAAATTAGAGCACAGAAAGTCAGAGGCAATTGTCTTTCAAAAAAATATCAGTTGTCATAATCAACAAAGCAAACAAAATTAGTTTATTGGGCATTTATCATTTTGGTAAATTGTAGATGAGTTTTTCAAGCCTAAATGTATGCATAATATCAGGTAAATCATGCCAAAAGCAAGATGTCAAGCTTCAATTTGGCCAATAGTAGTTGAATGAAATTTCAGAAGTTTCAATTTTGAGAAGACAAATTAGTCATCAGATAGAAGGTGTGTGCCATACAAGGATATAGTTTCATTCCTAACTAGCATGAGAGCTCAGGAATTTAAGCAAAACATGAATGGATCAAAAGTCAGTTAATACTCTCCGATGGTATGGAGAGGTGAATGCCATATAAAGTTAGCGTG
This window encodes:
- the LOC4338591 gene encoding succinate dehydrogenase subunit 4, mitochondrial-like; this encodes MASRLVARSRRGLALALSRAGAGAPSRPSPPGLGKTLGYEPTSHLHGAQFLPCWFSTIASNGSHMQKAQETCKPVAGMEHSDALKVMEGTSPKVVAFSPLEAAITKPRSSPLTIESSKVKRSEIATLVTFYMIPSLLVSSKNGLATSILVGAVFHQIYMFHKEIFLDYVHHDITRKWALIYFKLLLLIMAKETIVYFNFI